One window from the genome of bacterium encodes:
- a CDS encoding DUF4838 domain-containing protein: MRRVVPLLLLSLVSSWAAAAVTLVADGQARAVIVLPEKPLPVETYAAQELAYHVAKASGARLATVNEPNVPAQPSGRVYIGNTAAARDAGLDGAKLAPEVFVLRAKGPALFVVGRDSEGDALNATTWAGTLFGVYELLDDVMGVRWLWPGQLGEVIPQRRTAAIPEMDKQIAPQLVQRQLRSSLGMRSNVPEGYSPAAAAQVRRDEAVFLRRHRMGKSLRMRYGHAFVNWWDRYGTEHPDWFQMIDGRRPEPGPRGEMSMCVSNPGFHQQIIQNWLADRKQKPGENLTINGCENDVYGMCSCPTCLSWDVERPEKAISERYDAKCVSDRYARFWLTLQQLGSQHDPEAIVTGYAYVNYALPPVRTKLNDHVYIGIVPDVFFPRTAAEHQWVRDMWDGWRKTGARIFLRPNYTLEGYCMPYIYMHKFADEFAHDARNGMIATDFDSLTAMWATQGPQDYLFARWQTRLQAPVDEVLAEYYAGFGPASKQVKAYFDTWEKFTTDNRDRFRGVAQATGGNWANFPKMAHEAFTTDAFAEGHRLLAAAQTAAQGDPVATARVAFLQDGLAHAEKCCALAAARAKGRFRELYQASNELREMRQKIETQNVANLNYCVWLETRAWGVTRDLTYKGEPLRAWKEQVAEAKLQPIVIRKGHGFVALLQAGEHFRAHVSEGQIGKYTDPCRWFLNDPDGNVVQDGVLKPGQEAQLDFPAAKAGVYNFVCDPGANSAHVTLLNDHAALMGQTISFIGETSPLHVYVPVGLKSFRIVLETSAPGETATLTVLAPDGKEAASGCTGQKALYTADVQVPAGQDGQVWGVRLSKAPTGVLEDITLKLDDRLPAYWSHTADRLVVPQ, from the coding sequence ATGCGTCGAGTGGTTCCCCTGCTGTTGCTGAGCCTGGTGTCGTCGTGGGCCGCTGCTGCTGTCACGCTCGTGGCCGACGGGCAGGCCCGGGCCGTGATCGTGCTGCCCGAGAAGCCCCTGCCGGTCGAGACCTATGCGGCCCAGGAGCTGGCCTATCACGTCGCGAAGGCCTCCGGCGCACGACTGGCGACCGTGAATGAGCCCAACGTACCGGCGCAGCCGTCTGGGCGCGTCTACATCGGCAACACCGCCGCGGCCCGGGACGCCGGTCTCGACGGCGCGAAGCTGGCGCCCGAGGTGTTCGTCCTGCGCGCGAAGGGCCCGGCGCTGTTCGTCGTCGGCCGCGACAGCGAGGGCGATGCGCTCAACGCCACGACGTGGGCCGGGACGCTGTTCGGCGTCTACGAGTTGCTCGACGACGTGATGGGCGTCCGCTGGCTGTGGCCAGGGCAGTTGGGCGAAGTCATTCCCCAGCGTCGGACGGCCGCAATCCCCGAGATGGACAAGCAGATCGCGCCACAGCTCGTACAGCGGCAACTGCGTAGCTCGCTGGGCATGCGGTCGAACGTGCCGGAGGGCTACTCCCCGGCCGCGGCCGCGCAGGTCCGCCGCGACGAAGCCGTGTTCCTGCGCCGCCACCGCATGGGCAAGTCCCTGCGCATGAGATACGGCCATGCCTTTGTGAACTGGTGGGACCGGTACGGGACCGAGCATCCCGACTGGTTCCAGATGATTGACGGCAGGCGCCCGGAGCCCGGTCCGCGCGGCGAGATGTCCATGTGCGTGTCCAACCCCGGCTTCCACCAGCAGATCATCCAGAACTGGCTGGCGGACCGCAAGCAGAAGCCCGGCGAGAACCTGACGATCAACGGCTGCGAGAACGATGTGTACGGGATGTGCTCGTGCCCGACCTGTCTGTCGTGGGACGTCGAGCGGCCCGAGAAGGCGATCTCGGAGCGCTACGACGCCAAGTGCGTCTCCGACCGCTACGCGCGCTTTTGGCTGACGCTGCAGCAACTGGGCAGCCAGCACGACCCCGAGGCCATCGTGACCGGCTATGCGTACGTCAACTATGCGCTGCCGCCGGTGAGGACGAAGCTGAACGACCATGTGTACATCGGCATTGTGCCCGATGTGTTCTTCCCGCGGACGGCGGCGGAGCACCAGTGGGTGCGGGACATGTGGGACGGGTGGCGCAAGACCGGGGCGCGGATCTTCCTGCGGCCCAACTACACGCTCGAAGGCTACTGCATGCCGTACATCTACATGCACAAGTTCGCCGATGAGTTCGCCCACGACGCGCGCAACGGGATGATTGCCACCGACTTCGACTCGCTGACAGCCATGTGGGCCACCCAGGGCCCGCAGGACTACCTTTTCGCCCGTTGGCAGACGCGACTGCAAGCGCCCGTGGACGAGGTCCTGGCCGAGTACTACGCGGGCTTCGGCCCGGCGAGCAAACAGGTCAAAGCCTACTTCGATACCTGGGAGAAGTTCACGACCGACAATCGCGACCGCTTCCGCGGAGTCGCCCAGGCCACCGGCGGCAACTGGGCCAACTTCCCGAAGATGGCACACGAGGCGTTCACGACGGACGCCTTCGCCGAGGGCCACAGGCTACTGGCGGCGGCCCAGACAGCGGCACAGGGCGATCCTGTGGCGACGGCCCGCGTGGCGTTCCTGCAAGACGGCCTGGCCCACGCCGAGAAGTGCTGCGCCCTCGCCGCCGCGCGTGCCAAGGGGCGGTTCCGCGAGCTGTACCAGGCCAGCAACGAACTGCGCGAGATGCGGCAGAAGATCGAGACGCAGAACGTCGCCAACCTCAACTACTGCGTCTGGCTCGAGACACGGGCGTGGGGCGTGACGCGGGACCTGACGTACAAGGGCGAGCCACTGCGGGCCTGGAAGGAGCAGGTCGCCGAGGCGAAGCTGCAGCCCATCGTGATCCGCAAGGGGCACGGCTTCGTTGCGCTGCTGCAGGCCGGCGAGCACTTCCGCGCCCACGTGAGCGAGGGGCAGATCGGCAAGTACACCGACCCGTGCCGCTGGTTCCTCAACGACCCGGACGGCAATGTCGTCCAGGACGGGGTGCTCAAGCCCGGTCAGGAGGCCCAGCTTGACTTCCCGGCGGCCAAGGCCGGCGTCTACAACTTCGTCTGCGACCCGGGGGCCAACTCCGCGCATGTGACGCTGCTGAACGATCACGCGGCCCTGATGGGGCAGACGATCAGCTTCATCGGCGAGACCTCACCGCTGCATGTGTACGTGCCGGTGGGCCTGAAGAGCTTCCGGATCGTGCTGGAGACGAGCGCCCCGGGCGAGACCGCAACGCTCACGGTGCTCGCCCCGGACGGCAAGGAAGCCGCCTCCGGGTGCACGGGGCAGAAGGCGCTCTACACGGCCGATGTGCAGGTCCCAGCGGGCCAGGATGGGCAAGTCTGGGGCGTCAGGTTGAGCAAAGCGCCCACGGGGGTGCTGGAAGACATCACGCTGAAGTTGGACGACCGGCTGCCGGCCTACTGGTCGCACACGGCGGACCGACTGGTCGTGCCGCAGTAG
- a CDS encoding DUF488 domain-containing protein gives MEIYTIGHTKKSAEEFFERLKLRGIRRVIDVRLNNTSQLAGFSKRDDLRYFLREICDADYVPEPRLAPSAELLSAYQDKQITFDEYAVQFRRLLAERAPETWLDRAQFEQPTVLLCSEAEPDHCHRRLVAEYLCDAWSEGRIIHL, from the coding sequence ATGGAGATCTACACGATCGGCCACACCAAGAAGTCAGCCGAGGAGTTCTTCGAGCGTCTGAAGCTCCGGGGCATCCGCCGGGTCATTGACGTGCGGCTGAACAACACCTCGCAGCTCGCCGGCTTCAGCAAGCGCGACGACCTGCGCTACTTCCTGCGCGAGATCTGCGATGCCGACTACGTGCCCGAGCCGCGCCTGGCCCCCTCGGCGGAGCTGCTGTCGGCCTACCAGGACAAGCAGATCACCTTCGACGAGTACGCGGTGCAGTTCCGCCGCCTGCTGGCCGAGCGCGCGCCGGAGACGTGGCTGGACCGCGCGCAGTTCGAGCAGCCGACGGTGCTGCTGTGCTCCGAAGCCGAGCCGGACCACTGCCACCGGCGTCTCGTAGCCGAGTACCTGTGCGACGCCTGGAGCGAGGGCCGCATCATCCACCTCTAG
- a CDS encoding DUF488 domain-containing protein, translated as MVAPADALTVYTVGHSNHTVERLLELLAAHDIAVVADVRSSPYSKYAGQFNRAPLEAAVAQAGLAYAYLGEALGGMPNVPGFYDADGHVRYDLIAASDRFRDGLARLLEIARERRVALLCSEEDPGDCHRHLLLARVLCERGVTVLHLRGDGSVTSDADLTAAAEFERTGGQQSLFEDDGERPWRSTRSATPRSQPRSSSSV; from the coding sequence ATGGTAGCGCCCGCCGACGCCCTGACGGTCTACACTGTGGGCCACTCGAACCACACCGTGGAGCGCCTGCTGGAGCTGCTGGCCGCGCACGACATCGCGGTCGTGGCAGATGTGCGCTCCAGTCCGTACTCCAAGTACGCCGGGCAGTTCAACCGCGCCCCCCTGGAGGCCGCCGTGGCCCAGGCGGGGCTGGCGTACGCCTACCTGGGCGAGGCCCTCGGCGGCATGCCCAACGTGCCGGGCTTCTACGACGCCGACGGGCACGTGCGGTACGACCTGATCGCGGCGTCGGACCGCTTCCGCGACGGGTTGGCACGTCTGCTGGAGATCGCGCGTGAGCGCCGCGTGGCGCTGCTATGCAGCGAGGAGGACCCGGGCGATTGCCACCGGCACCTCCTCCTGGCACGCGTGCTGTGCGAGCGAGGCGTGACGGTCCTGCACCTGCGCGGCGACGGCAGCGTCACCAGCGATGCCGACCTGACCGCGGCGGCGGAGTTCGAGCGCACCGGCGGCCAGCAGAGCCTGTTCGAGGATGATGGGGAGCGGCCATGGAGATCTACACGATCGGCCACACCAAGAAGTCAGCCGAGGAGTTCTTCGAGCGTCTGA
- a CDS encoding exo-alpha-sialidase — protein MRHHYAPLALLLICCGMLHAEPTTLQPVLSPALSDSFRLAAGTWQFRDGEIEQTNVSRLSAAIMTEPGFSDTRLSVEFRIHPVGNGVRAAALILRATGTMTYYWLHLDSKFHNVILTRSTPQKSWIELTRARCPALTDDAWHTALAEIKGGEIVFSLDGTEVVRAKDDTIPAGRIGLGTSQGQVTFRNLKIKGEQVAMAEPLKNETPPYRIISHGEAAGTYQAFPDACRLQNGDIMAVFYGGYGHVSFPNEQWPKGGRVCTVRSSDEGRTWTQPRVVYDDDQDNRDPHIAQLKDGTLVCSFFKYWRVEGKTHYVSMITRSTDGGATWEPKGQPVTPEMWAVSAPVRELPDGTLILGVYSSESYGGIVRSTDHGKTWCAPIPIGKEAKLPLDAETDFVLLKDGTLYAALRSSKINMHYATSPDLGLTWSPVQDIGFKAHAPHFTRLSTGEILMTHRIPQTALHVSRDEAKTWEGPYVIDNVGGAYPATVELKDGTVLAIYYEEGEGSAIRALRLKLKADGIDWLGW, from the coding sequence ATGCGCCACCACTACGCCCCCCTCGCGTTGCTGCTGATCTGTTGCGGGATGCTGCACGCCGAGCCGACCACGCTGCAGCCGGTTCTCTCCCCCGCCCTGTCCGACAGCTTCCGCCTCGCCGCCGGCACCTGGCAGTTCCGCGACGGCGAGATCGAACAGACCAACGTCTCGCGCCTGTCCGCGGCCATCATGACCGAGCCGGGCTTCTCGGACACCCGCCTGAGCGTCGAGTTCCGCATCCATCCCGTCGGCAACGGTGTGCGCGCGGCGGCGCTCATCCTGCGCGCCACCGGTACCATGACCTACTACTGGCTCCACCTGGACAGCAAGTTCCACAACGTGATTCTGACCCGCTCCACGCCGCAGAAGAGCTGGATCGAGCTGACCCGGGCGCGCTGCCCGGCGCTGACCGATGACGCCTGGCACACCGCCCTGGCCGAGATCAAGGGCGGGGAGATCGTCTTCTCGCTCGACGGCACCGAGGTCGTGCGCGCCAAGGATGACACCATCCCGGCCGGACGCATCGGCCTGGGCACCAGTCAGGGGCAAGTGACCTTCCGCAACCTGAAGATCAAAGGGGAGCAAGTCGCCATGGCCGAGCCGCTCAAGAACGAGACGCCACCCTACAGGATCATCTCCCACGGTGAGGCCGCCGGGACCTACCAGGCCTTCCCCGACGCCTGTCGCCTGCAGAACGGCGACATCATGGCCGTCTTCTACGGTGGGTACGGCCATGTGTCGTTCCCCAACGAGCAGTGGCCGAAGGGTGGGCGCGTCTGCACCGTCCGCTCCAGCGACGAGGGCCGCACGTGGACGCAGCCGCGGGTGGTCTACGACGACGACCAGGACAACCGCGACCCGCACATCGCCCAGCTCAAGGACGGCACGCTGGTCTGCAGCTTCTTCAAGTACTGGCGCGTCGAGGGCAAGACGCACTACGTCTCGATGATCACGCGCTCGACCGATGGCGGGGCGACGTGGGAGCCGAAGGGCCAGCCGGTCACGCCGGAGATGTGGGCCGTCTCCGCCCCCGTGCGCGAGTTGCCTGACGGCACGCTCATCCTCGGCGTGTACTCCAGCGAGTCGTACGGCGGCATCGTGCGCTCGACCGACCATGGCAAGACGTGGTGCGCGCCCATCCCCATCGGCAAGGAAGCGAAGCTGCCGCTGGACGCCGAGACGGACTTCGTGCTGCTCAAGGACGGGACGCTGTATGCCGCGCTCCGCAGCAGCAAGATCAACATGCATTACGCCACGAGCCCGGACCTGGGGCTGACGTGGAGCCCCGTGCAGGACATCGGCTTCAAGGCTCACGCGCCGCACTTCACGCGGCTGAGCACTGGCGAGATCCTGATGACCCACCGCATCCCGCAGACGGCGCTGCACGTCAGCCGCGACGAGGCGAAGACGTGGGAGGGCCCGTACGTCATTGACAATGTCGGCGGCGCGTACCCGGCCACGGTGGAACTCAAGGATGGGACCGTGCTGGCGATCTACTACGAAGAGGGGGAGGGCAGCGCCATCCGCGCGCTGCGGCTCAAGCTCAAGGCCGACGGGATTGACTGGCTCGGATGGTAG
- a CDS encoding ThuA domain-containing protein, which produces MRSALIVWGGWDGHEPRQTAEIMAEALGAEGFGVEVATCLDAYKDEAKLKGLDLIINNWTMGKIEADQATPLLNAVRSGVGFGGIHGGMGDAFREHTEYQFMCGGQWVAHPGGIRPYRVNIGPTPDPVTAGIEDFDVESEQYYMHVDPINTVLATTIFPDYDNVVMPVTWKKMYGAGRVFYCSLGHSASVLAMPPVLTMVTRGLKWAAKAE; this is translated from the coding sequence ATGCGAAGCGCACTGATCGTCTGGGGTGGATGGGACGGGCATGAGCCGCGGCAGACGGCCGAGATCATGGCCGAGGCGCTCGGCGCCGAAGGCTTCGGGGTCGAAGTCGCCACCTGCCTCGATGCCTACAAGGACGAGGCCAAGCTCAAGGGGCTCGACCTCATCATCAACAACTGGACCATGGGCAAGATCGAGGCCGACCAGGCGACGCCGCTGCTGAACGCCGTGCGCTCCGGCGTGGGCTTCGGCGGCATCCATGGCGGCATGGGCGACGCCTTCCGGGAGCACACCGAATACCAGTTCATGTGCGGGGGCCAGTGGGTCGCCCACCCCGGCGGAATCCGCCCCTACCGCGTGAACATCGGCCCCACGCCCGACCCCGTCACCGCCGGGATCGAGGACTTCGACGTGGAGTCCGAGCAGTACTACATGCACGTGGACCCGATCAACACGGTCCTGGCGACGACGATCTTCCCCGACTACGACAACGTGGTCATGCCGGTGACGTGGAAGAAGATGTACGGCGCGGGCCGGGTCTTCTACTGCTCGCTCGGCCACAGCGCCAGCGTGCTGGCCATGCCGCCGGTGCTAACGATGGTGACGCGCGGGCTGAAGTGGGCCGCGAAGGCGGAGTGA
- a CDS encoding fused MFS/spermidine synthase, with product MLQYALPIFLGAFLLFQVQPLIARCLLPWFGGMPAVWTTCMLLFQVLLLAGYAYAHWLATRLRPPAQALLQGAVLALSLALLAAQWRYWGGPLIPAAAWKPADPDAPVCHLLLLLAVTVGLPYFVLATTSPLLQAWFSRARPGVAPYRLYMLSNVGSLLALLTYPVLIEPALAMRAQAVVWAGAFVLFAAAYLLCAIQSASAAPAGEVTDRDAAPTALPAEADVPWRHRLLWIALPALASTLLLAVTNQICQELAVIPFLWVLPLTLYLLSFIICFDNPRWYVRAAYLPAMLIAVPVVAYVMTQPLEMPVRWQIATYAALLFCACMFCHGEVVARRPDPRHLTSFYLAISIGGALGGLFVGLLAPLIFVRFYELHVALLACWLAGLVAVWRWRPVPDDVRSYVLAALLALSVGLPIIYCLAHHPDRPPIILAHRSFYGVFRVEDRDRDRPGEEVHSLVNGATIHGLQYLDPSLRHRAVSYYSPRSGVGLAVTRHPRYRSPHGGAMRIGVVGLGTGNMAVYGRVGDTVRFYEINPAVDEMAHDAGYFSYLADSPAHIEVALGDARLSLERELRQTGSQQFDVLALDAFSSDSIPAHLLTREAFAIYLQHLRQPDGVLAVHVSNRFLDLARVVYGLADACGLQALRFSDPGGPGIYKSDWMLLTTSPRVLTDREIVRMSLPRPATRPLRLWTDDYYNLWQILR from the coding sequence TTGCTGCAGTACGCGCTCCCCATCTTCCTGGGGGCCTTCCTGCTCTTCCAGGTCCAGCCGCTCATCGCCCGGTGCCTCCTGCCGTGGTTCGGCGGGATGCCGGCGGTGTGGACCACCTGCATGCTGCTCTTTCAGGTCCTGCTGCTGGCGGGGTACGCCTACGCCCACTGGCTGGCGACACGGCTGCGTCCCCCGGCGCAGGCGCTGCTGCAGGGCGCGGTGCTCGCACTTTCGCTGGCGCTGCTGGCGGCCCAGTGGCGCTACTGGGGCGGGCCGCTCATCCCCGCTGCCGCCTGGAAGCCCGCCGACCCCGATGCCCCTGTGTGCCACCTGCTCCTGCTGCTGGCCGTGACCGTCGGCCTCCCCTACTTCGTGCTGGCCACCACCAGCCCGCTGCTGCAGGCGTGGTTCAGCCGCGCCCGACCGGGCGTCGCGCCCTATCGCCTCTACATGCTGTCCAACGTCGGCTCCCTGTTGGCGCTGCTCACCTACCCCGTGCTCATCGAGCCCGCGCTGGCGATGCGGGCGCAGGCCGTGGTGTGGGCCGGCGCCTTCGTGCTGTTCGCCGCGGCGTACCTGCTGTGCGCCATCCAGTCGGCCTCCGCAGCGCCTGCAGGAGAGGTCACCGACCGCGACGCCGCTCCCACAGCGCTCCCTGCAGAGGCCGATGTGCCGTGGCGCCACCGTCTACTGTGGATCGCCCTCCCGGCCCTGGCCTCGACGCTCCTCCTGGCGGTCACGAACCAGATCTGCCAGGAGTTGGCGGTCATCCCCTTCCTGTGGGTCCTGCCACTGACGCTCTACCTGCTCTCCTTCATCATCTGCTTCGACAACCCCCGCTGGTACGTGCGCGCGGCGTACCTGCCGGCGATGCTGATCGCCGTGCCGGTCGTCGCATACGTGATGACCCAACCGCTGGAGATGCCCGTGCGCTGGCAGATCGCCACCTATGCCGCGCTGCTCTTCTGCGCCTGCATGTTCTGCCATGGGGAGGTGGTGGCGCGGCGGCCGGACCCGCGCCATCTGACCAGCTTCTACCTGGCGATCTCCATCGGCGGGGCGTTGGGCGGCCTGTTCGTGGGGCTGCTCGCGCCGTTGATCTTCGTGCGCTTCTACGAGTTGCACGTGGCGCTGCTTGCCTGCTGGCTGGCGGGGCTGGTCGCGGTATGGCGCTGGCGGCCTGTCCCCGATGACGTGAGGAGCTATGTTCTCGCGGCCCTGCTCGCACTGTCGGTCGGCCTGCCGATCATCTACTGCCTCGCCCACCACCCGGATCGTCCACCCATCATCCTGGCCCACCGGAGCTTCTACGGCGTGTTCCGTGTGGAGGACCGCGACCGGGACCGCCCCGGGGAGGAGGTCCACTCGCTGGTGAACGGCGCGACGATCCATGGGTTGCAGTACCTGGACCCCTCGCTGCGCCACCGCGCGGTGAGCTACTACAGCCCGCGCTCCGGCGTCGGCCTGGCGGTCACGCGCCACCCGCGCTACCGGTCGCCCCACGGCGGGGCCATGCGCATCGGCGTGGTGGGCCTGGGCACGGGCAACATGGCGGTCTACGGCCGCGTGGGCGACACGGTGCGCTTCTACGAGATCAACCCCGCGGTGGACGAGATGGCGCACGACGCCGGGTACTTCAGCTACCTCGCCGACAGCCCGGCACACATCGAGGTGGCGCTGGGGGATGCGCGCCTGTCGCTGGAGCGCGAGCTGCGGCAGACGGGCTCGCAGCAGTTCGACGTGTTGGCGCTGGACGCGTTCAGCAGCGACTCCATCCCCGCGCACCTGCTGACGCGCGAGGCCTTCGCCATCTACCTGCAGCACCTGCGGCAGCCGGACGGGGTGCTGGCGGTCCACGTATCGAACCGCTTCCTGGACCTGGCGCGCGTGGTGTACGGTCTGGCGGACGCCTGCGGGCTGCAGGCCCTGCGCTTCAGCGACCCGGGCGGGCCGGGGATATACAAGTCGGACTGGATGCTGCTGACCACCAGCCCGCGCGTGCTGACCGACCGCGAGATCGTCCGCATGTCCCTCCCCCGCCCCGCGACGCGCCCCTTGCGGCTGTGGACGGATGATTACTATAATCTGTGGCAGATACTGAGATGA
- a CDS encoding sugar phosphate isomerase/epimerase, whose amino-acid sequence MDIKIGCQTLPYSELPFDRALEGIARAGYKYVCLGTTHEKQPAFDPAWSEAQTLELGRRVEDAGLIPVMAFQVSGGPTGEGGVDLWKKRLDQGKLLGMDCLLGWGPWEYESWPGKKYGLAVWRGMCDDWFRAMEPVARHAEAVGMMIVLKPHTGLTAYGNILRQTIERVSSPMVQACYDGGNVHFYEGLDPALDIQDCAELVKAICVKDHIGPRANPVFPVPGAGEVSDKGMLEALKPFDFHGPMVVERFEGPFKKTEMLPELTDALAAQARVYLERVASEV is encoded by the coding sequence ATGGACATCAAGATCGGCTGTCAGACTCTCCCCTATTCCGAGCTGCCATTTGACCGCGCGCTGGAGGGGATTGCCCGCGCCGGCTACAAGTACGTGTGCCTGGGCACCACGCACGAGAAGCAGCCGGCGTTTGACCCGGCGTGGTCGGAAGCACAGACCCTGGAGCTGGGCCGCCGCGTCGAGGACGCCGGACTCATCCCCGTCATGGCCTTCCAGGTCTCCGGCGGGCCCACGGGCGAGGGAGGCGTGGACCTGTGGAAGAAGCGCCTCGACCAGGGCAAGCTGCTCGGCATGGACTGTCTGCTAGGCTGGGGGCCGTGGGAATACGAGAGCTGGCCGGGCAAGAAGTACGGCCTGGCCGTCTGGCGCGGGATGTGTGACGACTGGTTCCGGGCCATGGAGCCGGTCGCCAGGCACGCCGAGGCCGTCGGCATGATGATCGTGCTCAAGCCCCACACCGGTCTGACCGCCTATGGCAACATCCTGCGCCAGACCATCGAGCGCGTCAGCTCGCCCATGGTGCAGGCGTGCTACGACGGCGGCAATGTCCACTTCTACGAAGGGCTCGACCCCGCCCTGGACATCCAGGACTGCGCCGAGCTGGTGAAGGCCATCTGTGTGAAGGACCACATCGGCCCGCGCGCCAACCCCGTCTTCCCGGTGCCCGGCGCCGGTGAAGTCAGCGACAAGGGGATGCTCGAGGCGCTCAAGCCATTCGACTTCCATGGCCCCATGGTCGTCGAGCGCTTCGAGGGGCCGTTCAAGAAGACGGAGATGCTCCCCGAGCTGACTGACGCGCTGGCGGCGCAGGCGCGGGTGTATCTCGAGCGCGTCGCCAGCGAAGTGTAG
- a CDS encoding Flp family type IVb pilin, whose protein sequence is MQTILGRLWREEEGMTTVEYALLLALLTIASIVAWTTLGQRKTTMLSIVTERMAR, encoded by the coding sequence ATGCAGACAATCCTCGGGCGGTTGTGGCGGGAAGAGGAGGGCATGACCACAGTTGAGTATGCGTTGCTGCTTGCCCTGTTGACCATAGCTTCCATCGTCGCCTGGACCACCCTTGGGCAGCGCAAGACCACCATGCTGAGCATCGTGACCGAGCGAATGGCACGCTAA
- a CDS encoding class I SAM-dependent methyltransferase, giving the protein MTLHRAVRKAWSLCLATEISLRLGRKRREDLAFVEAAHQRVLRRPIDPDMQDRLLGLLEEGRPRRIVVEALLLQLFVERLHALRSRAVTQLPPAEVLVDLGGASPVHPGGVLMSMGYPHTPAAITIVDLPPTTDHAPIEERGWGHTKVRCLYRSMVDLSPIPDESVDGVWAGQSLEHVTLAEARQTVREVLRVLKPGGWFCLDTPNRDLTRRQSPRAWIHPQHQMEYTPAQLRELLTDAGLELVCMRGLALMPWTQRTGLFWPGEIRPDAPGSDSPSGCYIIFATTRKPAATETNT; this is encoded by the coding sequence ATGACGCTGCATCGGGCTGTGAGGAAGGCATGGTCGCTGTGTCTGGCGACCGAGATCAGCTTGCGGCTAGGGCGCAAGCGCCGCGAGGACCTCGCTTTCGTCGAGGCGGCGCACCAACGCGTCCTGCGGCGGCCGATTGACCCGGACATGCAGGACCGTCTGCTGGGCCTGCTGGAGGAGGGGCGACCGCGGCGCATCGTCGTCGAGGCCCTGTTGCTGCAGTTGTTCGTCGAGCGGCTCCACGCCCTGCGCTCGCGGGCGGTGACACAGTTGCCGCCGGCCGAGGTGCTGGTGGACCTGGGCGGCGCCAGCCCCGTGCATCCCGGCGGAGTGCTCATGAGCATGGGCTACCCACATACGCCCGCGGCTATCACCATCGTGGACCTGCCCCCGACGACGGACCATGCGCCGATCGAGGAACGGGGGTGGGGCCACACGAAGGTGCGCTGCCTGTACCGCTCGATGGTTGATCTGTCCCCCATCCCGGACGAGAGCGTAGACGGGGTGTGGGCGGGGCAGAGTCTGGAGCATGTGACGCTGGCGGAGGCCCGGCAGACGGTGCGCGAGGTGCTACGGGTACTCAAGCCCGGTGGGTGGTTCTGCCTGGACACACCGAACCGCGACCTCACCCGCCGGCAGTCGCCCCGCGCGTGGATCCACCCGCAGCACCAGATGGAGTACACCCCGGCGCAACTACGGGAGCTGCTGACCGACGCCGGCCTTGAACTCGTGTGTATGCGCGGGCTTGCCCTCATGCCCTGGACACAACGCACCGGTCTCTTCTGGCCGGGAGAGATCCGGCCCGACGCGCCAGGAAGTGACAGCCCGTCCGGCTGCTACATCATCTTCGCCACCACCCGCAAGCCCGCTGCGACCGAGACTAACACCTAG